In the Fusarium oxysporum f. sp. lycopersici 4287 chromosome 9, whole genome shotgun sequence genome, one interval contains:
- a CDS encoding hypothetical protein (At least one base has a quality score < 10) has protein sequence MPTISITVISDPVCPWCFIGALRLSRAIALYLKTVSSTDTITTKWHAYQLDPNTPTQPLITKIASKWGEDQVPSVKARLNGIAKAEGMEFNFNSTIGNTRDAHRLEKLGGLRGKETEVAMEIMRMYFLDGGDITSKEDLVTQGGTWTERTKRGSVGDDGGEEVDNEVHEMQEEGIRGVTRDIINDKYTIDGAEDVGEILEKLVMAREELLTENQ, from the coding sequence ATGCCTACGATCTCTATAACCGTCATATCAGACCCCGTCTGTCCCTGGTGTTTCATCGGCGCCCTCCGTTTATCCCGCGCCATAGCACTCTATCTCAAAACTGTCTCCTCAACGGACACTATCACCACCAAATGGCACGCTTACCAGCTGGATCCCAACACACCCACCCAACCCCTCATCACGAAGATAGCATCAAAATGGGGGGAAGACCAAGTACCATCAGTCAAAGCCCGCCTCAATGGTATCGCTAAGGCAGAGGGTATGGAGTTCAACTTTAACTCTACGATTGGAAACACCAGAGATGCGCACCGATTGGAGAAGTTGGGGGGGCTCAGGGGCAAGGAGACGGAGGTTGCGATGGAGATTATGAGGATGTACTTTCTGGATGGTGGAGATATAACTAGTAAGGAGGATTTAGTGACTCAAGGCGGGACTTGGACTGAGAGGACGAAGCGCGGGAGTGTTGGCGACGATGGGGGTGAGGAGGTTGATAATGAGGTTCATGAGATGCAAGAGGAGGGCATTAGGGGTGTAACACGGGACATCATCAATGATAAGTACACAATTGACGGAGCGGAGGATGTTGGGGAGATTCTGGAAAAGCTCGTTATGGCGAGAGAAGAGCTGCTTACTGAGAACCAGTAG
- a CDS encoding hypothetical protein (At least one base has a quality score < 10): protein MLLTGIPTHRCHITSLPQPHDLKSGPLPLCLAHYCDLHGPTPLMVTEGLPASCTVCFEDGADPADNRPRSSAHASSTALNDALKNLDLSRSASMPASEQEAQAQRAALLRNSSNSGATPTAIDTPPESPRPAPPHPRRDSSFRRTYDETVTKKQGPCDNCAMTLPRQQAGSNSVHLANNTRGPTLRTRAPAERVFGAGGQASPPNSQTSSDTDGERDEDPRARQRITPSVSSRIPRRSSKSGGTGNSTAAERTPFHVHYVDYTSTHDPVLPDSFSLIRASCLRTLSFETLPRAPSTANPTSPVATSSPAFVTTQSAGSAVTGGPIFFGDALAGYTTAYIFRIPDVHARGHKRVYAFLALSTHRERLAMKTFAVVSTAFRELATWIQQLAEAEAERAAENSPIGSSIYGGGYAPPPPTVESSGGPDRNGSSFLTGGSGFTRRMGGGPGASAPKARGLAEIVGQPDIFIELHRRFVHLLFEVGVTLSS from the exons ATGCTTCTTACTGGAATCCCAACTCACCGGTGCCACATCACTTCCCTACCTCAGCCCCATGACCTCAAGAGCGGCCCGTTGCCG CTATGTCTTGCCCACTACTGCGACCTCCATGGCCCGACCCCTTTGATGGTCACTGAGGGTCTACCTGCCTCATGTACTGTCTGCTTTGAAGATGGTGCAGATCCTGCCGATAACAGACCACGATCCAGCGCGCATGCATCGTCGACTGCTCTCAACGACGCATTAAAGAACCTCGACCTATCTCGGAGCGCTTCAATGCCAGCCTCCGAACAAGAGGCTCAGGCGCAACGTGCAGCGCTATTGCGAAACTCTAGCAATTCTGGCGCAACTCCCACTGCTATCGATACTCCTCCTGAAAGTCCACGACCGGcccctcctcatcctcggcGCGATTCGAGTTTCCGAAGAACCTATGACGAGACTGTGACAAAGAAACAAGGCCCTTGCGATAACTGCGCAATGACCTTGCCGCGACAGCAAGCGGGATCAAATAGTGTTCATCTCGCAAACAATACTCGTGGACCAACATTGCGCACTCGTGCGCCAGCAGAACGGGTTTTCGGCGCAGGAGGGCAGGCATCGCCTCCCAATTCCCAGACCTCGAGTGATACCGATGGAGAGCGGGACGAGGACCCTCGGGCTCGGCAAAGAATAACACCCTCGGTCAGCTCGCGAATACCTCGGCGATCAAGCAAGAGTGGTGGTACAGGCAATTCGACCGCAGCAGAACGGACACCCTTTCATGTCCACTACGTCGACTATACATCTACCCATGATCCGGTCCTACCCGACTCTTTCTCTCTTATTCGAGCATCTTGCTTGCGCACTCTATCCTTCGAGACGTTACCCCGTGCTCCATCTACGGCAAACCCCACTTCACCCGTTGCGACCTCTTCTCCGGCCTTTGTCACTACACAAAGCGCCGGCTCGGCTGTCACAGGCGGCCCCATCTTTTTCGGCGACGCCCTCGCCGGTTACACGACGGCTTATATCTTCCGTATTCCTGATGTACACGCACGGGGTCATAAGAGAGTGTATGCCTTCTTGGCGCTTAGTACTCACCGAGAGCGCCTGGCCATGAAGACATTTGCTGTGGTCTCGACCGCTTTTCGCGAGCTCGCTACATGGATCCAGCAACTGGCTGAAGCCGAGGCCGAGCGAGCGGCCGAGAACTCTCCTATTGGTAGCAGCATCTATGGGGGTGGCTAtgcaccaccaccaccaactgTCGAATCCTCTGGAGGCCCTGATCGCAATGGAAGCAGCTTTCTGACAGGTGGTAGCGGGTTCACCCGACGGATGGGAGGTGGCCCTGGTGCCTCAGCCCCAAAAGCCCGTGGTCTAGCGGAGATTGTTGGACAGCCTGATATCTTTATCGAGCTGCACCGGCGTTTCGTGCACCTTCTCTTTGAAGTTGGTGTTACCTTGAGCTCGTAA
- a CDS encoding hypothetical protein (At least one base has a quality score < 10), whose translation MIPFLFSSIHPYTATMSWLSSMLLLDVAFDLPLLLSPLASSSHPFPFHTLALVFLAASPLTARLPYLLNGPRAARCLTCTFHPHTHPVLLCLAHYCDLHGPTPLMVTEGLPASCTVCFEDGADPADNRPRSSAHASSTALNDALKNLDLSRSASMPASEQEAQAQRAALLRNSSNSGATPTAIDTPPESPRPAPPHPRRDSSFRRTYDETVTKKQGPCDNCAMTLPRQQAGSNSVHLANNTRGPTLRTRAPAERVFGAGGQASPPNSQTSSDTDGERDEDPRARQRITPSVSSRIPRRSSKSGGTGNSTAAERTPFHVHYVDYTSTHDPVLPDSFSLIRASCLRTLSFETLPRAPSTANPTSPVATSSPAFVTTQSAGSAVTGGPIFFGDALAGYTTAYIFRIPDVHARGHKRVYAFLALSTHRERLAMKTFAVVSTAFRELATWIQQLAEAEAERAAENSPIGSSIYGGGYAPPPPTVESSGGPDRNGSSFLTGGSGFTRRMGGGPGASAPKARGLAEIVGQPDIFIELHRRFVHLLFEVGVTLSS comes from the exons ATGATCCCATTCCTATTCTcgtccatccatccatacACAGCAACCATGTCTTGGCTCTCATCGATGTTGCTTCTCGACGTCGCTTTCGACCTTCCCTTGCTTTTATCCCCCTTGGCTTCATCCTCACATCCCTTCCCTTTTCACACCCTCGCTCTCGTTTTCCTAGCTGCCAGTCCGTTGACGGCCCGTCTGCCGTACCTCCTAAATGGCCCCCGAGCCGCCCGCTGTCTGACATGCACTTTTCACCCTCACACACACCCTGTCCTG CTATGTCTTGCCCACTACTGCGACCTCCATGGCCCGACCCCTTTGATGGTCACTGAGGGTCTACCTGCCTCATGTACTGTCTGCTTTGAAGATGGTGCAGATCCTGCCGATAACAGACCACGATCCAGCGCGCATGCATCGTCGACTGCTCTCAACGACGCATTAAAGAACCTCGACCTATCTCGGAGCGCTTCAATGCCAGCCTCCGAACAAGAGGCTCAGGCGCAACGTGCAGCGCTATTGCGAAACTCTAGCAATTCTGGCGCAACTCCCACTGCTATCGATACTCCTCCTGAAAGTCCACGACCGGcccctcctcatcctcggcGCGATTCGAGTTTCCGAAGAACCTATGACGAGACTGTGACAAAGAAACAAGGCCCTTGCGATAACTGCGCAATGACCTTGCCGCGACAGCAAGCGGGATCAAATAGTGTTCATCTCGCAAACAATACTCGTGGACCAACATTGCGCACTCGTGCGCCAGCAGAACGGGTTTTCGGCGCAGGAGGGCAGGCATCGCCTCCCAATTCCCAGACCTCGAGTGATACCGATGGAGAGCGGGACGAGGACCCTCGGGCTCGGCAAAGAATAACACCCTCGGTCAGCTCGCGAATACCTCGGCGATCAAGCAAGAGTGGTGGTACAGGCAATTCGACCGCAGCAGAACGGACACCCTTTCATGTCCACTACGTCGACTATACATCTACCCATGATCCGGTCCTACCCGACTCTTTCTCTCTTATTCGAGCATCTTGCTTGCGCACTCTATCCTTCGAGACGTTACCCCGTGCTCCATCTACGGCAAACCCCACTTCACCCGTTGCGACCTCTTCTCCGGCCTTTGTCACTACACAAAGCGCCGGCTCGGCTGTCACAGGCGGCCCCATCTTTTTCGGCGACGCCCTCGCCGGTTACACGACGGCTTATATCTTCCGTATTCCTGATGTACACGCACGGGGTCATAAGAGAGTGTATGCCTTCTTGGCGCTTAGTACTCACCGAGAGCGCCTGGCCATGAAGACATTTGCTGTGGTCTCGACCGCTTTTCGCGAGCTCGCTACATGGATCCAGCAACTGGCTGAAGCCGAGGCCGAGCGAGCGGCCGAGAACTCTCCTATTGGTAGCAGCATCTATGGGGGTGGCTAtgcaccaccaccaccaactgTCGAATCCTCTGGAGGCCCTGATCGCAATGGAAGCAGCTTTCTGACAGGTGGTAGCGGGTTCACCCGACGGATGGGAGGTGGCCCTGGTGCCTCAGCCCCAAAAGCCCGTGGTCTAGCGGAGATTGTTGGACAGCCTGATATCTTTATCGAGCTGCACCGGCGTTTCGTGCACCTTCTCTTTGAAGTTGGTGTTACCTTGAGCTCGTAA
- a CDS encoding hypothetical protein (At least one base has a quality score < 10), which produces MVTEGLPASCTVCFEDGADPADNRPRSSAHASSTALNDALKNLDLSRSASMPASEQEAQAQRAALLRNSSNSGATPTAIDTPPESPRPAPPHPRRDSSFRRTYDETVTKKQGPCDNCAMTLPRQQAGSNSVHLANNTRGPTLRTRAPAERVFGAGGQASPPNSQTSSDTDGERDEDPRARQRITPSVSSRIPRRSSKSGGTGNSTAAERTPFHVHYVDYTSTHDPVLPDSFSLIRASCLRTLSFETLPRAPSTANPTSPVATSSPAFVTTQSAGSAVTGGPIFFGDALAGYTTAYIFRIPDVHARGHKRVYAFLALSTHRERLAMKTFAVVSTAFRELATWIQQLAEAEAERAAENSPIGSSIYGGGYAPPPPTVESSGGPDRNGSSFLTGGSGFTRRMGGGPGASAPKARGLAEIVGQPDIFIELHRRFVHLLFEVGVTLSS; this is translated from the coding sequence ATGGTCACTGAGGGTCTACCTGCCTCATGTACTGTCTGCTTTGAAGATGGTGCAGATCCTGCCGATAACAGACCACGATCCAGCGCGCATGCATCGTCGACTGCTCTCAACGACGCATTAAAGAACCTCGACCTATCTCGGAGCGCTTCAATGCCAGCCTCCGAACAAGAGGCTCAGGCGCAACGTGCAGCGCTATTGCGAAACTCTAGCAATTCTGGCGCAACTCCCACTGCTATCGATACTCCTCCTGAAAGTCCACGACCGGcccctcctcatcctcggcGCGATTCGAGTTTCCGAAGAACCTATGACGAGACTGTGACAAAGAAACAAGGCCCTTGCGATAACTGCGCAATGACCTTGCCGCGACAGCAAGCGGGATCAAATAGTGTTCATCTCGCAAACAATACTCGTGGACCAACATTGCGCACTCGTGCGCCAGCAGAACGGGTTTTCGGCGCAGGAGGGCAGGCATCGCCTCCCAATTCCCAGACCTCGAGTGATACCGATGGAGAGCGGGACGAGGACCCTCGGGCTCGGCAAAGAATAACACCCTCGGTCAGCTCGCGAATACCTCGGCGATCAAGCAAGAGTGGTGGTACAGGCAATTCGACCGCAGCAGAACGGACACCCTTTCATGTCCACTACGTCGACTATACATCTACCCATGATCCGGTCCTACCCGACTCTTTCTCTCTTATTCGAGCATCTTGCTTGCGCACTCTATCCTTCGAGACGTTACCCCGTGCTCCATCTACGGCAAACCCCACTTCACCCGTTGCGACCTCTTCTCCGGCCTTTGTCACTACACAAAGCGCCGGCTCGGCTGTCACAGGCGGCCCCATCTTTTTCGGCGACGCCCTCGCCGGTTACACGACGGCTTATATCTTCCGTATTCCTGATGTACACGCACGGGGTCATAAGAGAGTGTATGCCTTCTTGGCGCTTAGTACTCACCGAGAGCGCCTGGCCATGAAGACATTTGCTGTGGTCTCGACCGCTTTTCGCGAGCTCGCTACATGGATCCAGCAACTGGCTGAAGCCGAGGCCGAGCGAGCGGCCGAGAACTCTCCTATTGGTAGCAGCATCTATGGGGGTGGCTAtgcaccaccaccaccaactgTCGAATCCTCTGGAGGCCCTGATCGCAATGGAAGCAGCTTTCTGACAGGTGGTAGCGGGTTCACCCGACGGATGGGAGGTGGCCCTGGTGCCTCAGCCCCAAAAGCCCGTGGTCTAGCGGAGATTGTTGGACAGCCTGATATCTTTATCGAGCTGCACCGGCGTTTCGTGCACCTTCTCTTTGAAGTTGGTGTTACCTTGAGCTCGTAA
- a CDS encoding DNA replication regulator SLD2, translating into MAIAMDENLRAEYESQSQQLRIDLKTWETEWAKTHEGKKPGRGDIKVNEEIALKYKQYNKVRDILSGKIPPPSKEPRKRKSDTLPAQTPTKRTKHTQTPSKNRTLGHDEELMNTPAISRKLFSPASVTSVGPTPQRDGRVLGLFDLLIEKELGTPSKKDSATKSESARKVNATPSKRSAAMDDEENERLGRTPMSSSKRQRLNHFMTPLKNKDGNRDAVTPSSVSKLQFDTPAFLKRNALPVLDENGDYDAPAPLRLPRKPFTRGLSEIVASLRKVEEETLDDDLDALRDAEEEGMGEPKPKTLFPSKPKDDVLVEETQTRQLPLGGFDDEALYDSPVEENGNPTRVYKKKGQKRTTRMVKMRPTRTKRPENMGENPQSDIENDETQADGEDAGSDFEEAKEKKPTQKKEGTVRKAARKVNELAHANFQRLKLRNHGAKGGPGFNSRFRRRR; encoded by the exons ATGGCTATAGCAATGGACGAAAATTTGAGAGCAGAATATGAAAGTCAATCACAGCAACTGCGCATCGACTTGAAGACTTGGGAGACAGAATGGGCAAAGACACACGAGGGCAAGAAGCCAGGAAGAGGGGACATCAAGGTCAACGAAGAGATCG CTTTGAAATATAAACAATATAACAAGGTTCGAGATATACTCTCGGGCAAAATCCCACCTCCCTCGAAAGAACCCAGGAAGCGAAAATCCGACACTTTACCAGCACAGACACCCACCAAACGCACCAAACACACTCAGACTCCCTCCAAGAACCGTACACTAGGCCATGATGAGGAACTCATGAACACACCAGCCATATCGCGAAAGCTGTTCAGTCCCGCGTCGGTGACCTCAGTGGGTCCGACACCACAAAGGGATGGTCGCGTGCTTGGCCTCTTTGACTTATTGATAGAGAAGGAGCTAGGAACACCGTCGAAAAAAGATTCTGCGACCAAATCAGAGTCCGCACGAAAGGTCAATGCAACTCCGAGCAAACGATCAGCTGCCATGGATGACGAGGAGAACGAGAGGCTTGGCCGAACCCCTATGTCATCTAGTAAACGACAAAGACTGAACCACTTCATGACTCcgttgaagaacaaggatggAAACAGGGATGCCGTTACGCCCTCTTCGGTCTCGAAACTCCAATTCGATACACCCGCGTTCTTGAAACGCAATGCTCTACCAGTTCTTGACGAGAATGGCGATTATGATGCCCCAGCACCCCTACGGCTACCGCGCAAGCCTTTCACACGAGGTCTCAGTGAAATTGTGGCGAGTCTTCGaaaggtggaggaggagaccTTGGACGATGACTTGGACGCATTGCGCGacgctgaagaagaagggatgGGTGAACCTAAGCCCAAGACGTTATTCCCGTCGAAACCAAAGGATGATGTTCTGGTAGAGGAGACCCAGACACGGCAATTGCCACTTGGTGGtttcgatgatgaagcctTGTACGACAGCCCAGTGGAGGAAAATGGTAACCCGACTAGAGTGtataagaagaagggtcAGAAGCGAACTACAAGAATGGTCAAGATGCGTCCAACTCGAACCAAGCGGCCCGAAAACATGGGAGAGAATCCTCAGAGCGATATTGAGAACGACGAAACGCAAGCTGATGGTGAAGATGCTGGATCTGATTTTGAGgaagccaaggagaagaagcccacacagaagaaggagggcaCTGTTAGGAAGGCTGCGCGAAAGGTCAATGAGCTGGCTCATGCAAACTTCCAACGGTTAAAGCTTAGGAATCACGGAGCAAAGGGCGGCCCTGGTTTTAATAGTAGATTCCGGCGACGAAGGTGA
- a CDS encoding DNA (cytosine-5-)-methyltransferase produces MPHIDLDENDVVDLTLDEFQNEDNVIDLTLENFENPDIDWLSNHNDDFDGVFGDACAPREPHTTATTTHDTPKMWTKFGEMEEEEEEEEEEEDGMSVMERVDLSPSPPTQSPPNYGSSPETLFEDIYPEMPRLPESCVMITADPDLEVGDADEGASAEVVEQEDIMMEETPDVPLSENMSVELPESLLLVPRSYYEPFEPGVPVLKEREAVARLLEVAEEAGQGIDFDDFVEFQLNDFAVYSDRQRYGQEMCSLHLLHTKHGFNTVFFDGKLSVGSTVFYVHSVEISALPIENYGTLSKHTVRDKIWVRSVLNSEREIYYRLNTPAKEYRRFFDPFLWVADLAKHFVDYLKFKGEKDDQVTIFHFRSNFSIWLAKMHRNAPDFISWKGQHINDDFRTAIVANVTFLHKEAIGVLGHRKTYKHVIWAEVWEFTRYKLCPKIVPSEDADTVVTQYIYDCFSHQPFGHRLKAIPLSETTQSLRNALIKQRHLELPAPVHDSAKTMTMAGQKQIRAIRAGDTISTQRDAEGSGTQWRRDVAHGFDDVDRWFALVQRVRVNKRGQRTFDVIWYYRPVDTLCGLMKYPWNNELFLSDHCSCDTRAKISEDEVSGVHEVEFGGTSATKAEFFCRQTYMCVERNWVTLEKDHFRCIHLRESSPQALGLRTGETRLVMINKTSGRSEPCEFLTFYEEEGNGIYRFRKLLRRHQVDPASKARPNELVYSYVEPLVEVKSSRILEPCFVRYFKDGETIPTPYDRDGVGGFFYFTHEQVSDNETGMKSYVALSEPPSSIQQGYDPSQSIPRLRGLDLFCGGGNFGRGLEDGGAIEMRWANDFDAKAIHTYMANTAGPSEVSPFLGSIDDLQRLAIEGEFSDSVPPIGDVDFISGGSPCPGFSRLTNDKTTAAQRKNQSLVAAFASCVDLYRPRYGLLENVPGIVQKTANRDQDVFSQLICAIVGLGYQAHFFFLDASACGSPQRRSRVFLAFAAPGHRLPHKPYQTHAHPQNTSRLALGILPTGEPMAERAMPAATPFDFVSARASTADLPPIYDSKPDICVPYPDHRVSVGITPLMRSRIHLIPTQPWGMNYAQAWYGRDLKKAGSGVMTPSERLAFPERTDQGLGRANPNSNAYGRQRPDHLFVTIVKTQSPDDAKNGRTLHWREPRALTIMEARRAQGFRGDEVLLGIPSDQYKIVGNSVAREVAVSLGAVFCEAWIQSLADEHHVQSGDHASTAVVPSVAPARMGVEVSPITNIRRLESESASVESTPRSRKSRSESRVNQVSSTPSSTPPTPPQSSTKHSRIAVNIRGSKSLRTDEYNSPSRATPTASSRSKSSRLRHSTTGE; encoded by the exons ATGCCC CATATCGATCTTGACGAAAACGATGTTGTCGATTTGACGCTGGATGAGTTCCAGAATGAAGATAATGTTATCGACCTCACACTAGAGAATTTCGAGAACCCGGACATCGACTGGCTCTCGAATCACAATGACGACTTTGACGGTGTGTTTGGCGACGCCTGTGCTCCGAGGGAGCCTCACACAACCGCCACCACCACTCATGATACACCTAAAATGTGGACCAAGTTTGGtgagatggaggaggaggaggaagaggaagaggaagaggaagatggcatGAGTGTCATGGAGCGGGTTGACCTGTCACCTAGCCCACCCACCCAGAGTCCTCCTAACTACGGCTCAAGTCCCGAAACCCTTTTTGAGGACATTTATCCTGAAATGCCTAGACTTCCTGAATCCTGTGTCATGATAACTGCAGATCCGGATCTCGAAGTTGGTGATGCAGATGAGGGTGCTTCAGCTGAGGTAGTGGAACAAGAAGATATTATGATGGAAGAGACGCCGGACGTCCCTCTCAGCGAGAATATGAGCGTTGAGCTCCCCGAAAGTCTGCTCTTGGTACCGAGGTCATATTACGAACCATTCGAACCGGGTGTCCCAGTCCTTAAGGAACGCGAGGCTGTCGCTCGACTGCTTGAGGTGGCCGAAGAGGCCGGTCAGGGtattgactttgacgacTTTGTTGAGTTCCAACTTAATGATTTCGCAGTCTACTCCGACCGTCAAAGATACGGCCAGGAGATGTGCTctctccacctcctccatACAAAACACGGTTTCAATACTGTGTTCTTTGACGGAAAGTTGAGTGTTGGTAGTACTGTTTTCTACGTTCACAGCGTGGAAATCAGCGCATTACCGATCGAGAACTACGGTACATTATCAAAGCACACTGTCAGAGACAAGATTTGGGTACGGTCAGTTTTAAACTCAGAACGTGAGATATACTACCGGTTGAACACCCCTGCCAAGGAATATCGTCGTTTCTTTGACCCGTTCCTGTGGGTTGCAGATCTCGCAAAGCATTTCGTGGATTACCTCAAGTTCAAAGGGGAGAAAGACGATCAAGTTACGATCTTCCATTTTAGATCAAATTTCAGCATTTGGCTGGCGAAAATGCACCGCAATGCACCAGATTTCATCTCGTGGAAAGGGCAGCACATAAACGATGATTTTAGGACGGCGATTGTGGCCAATGTTACATTTTTACACAAGGAAGCAATCGGCGTTCTTGGGCACAGAAAAACATACAAGCACGTTATCTGGGCCGAGGTATGGGAATTTACGCGGTACAAACTGTGCCCAAAGATTGTGCCCAGCGAAGACGCAGATACTGTCGTCACCCAGTACATTTACGACTGCTTCAGTCATCAACCCTTCGGCCACCGTCTCAAGGCCATCCCTCTAAGCGAAACGACTCAGTCTTTACGAAATGCACTAATCAAACAACGCCATCTTGAATTGCCAGCCCCAGTTCATGATAGTGCTAAGACCATGACAATGGCTGGACAGAAGCAGATTCGAGCAATTCGAGCAGGCGATACAATCTCGACCCAACGAGATGCTGAGGGGTCCGGTACGCAATGGCGACGTGACGTTGCGCATGGGTTCGATGACGTCGACCGATGGTTCGCCCTGGTACAGCGTGTGCGTGTCAACAAGCGTGGCCAGAGAACGTTCGATGTGATTTGGTACTATCGACCCGTAGACACGCTATGCGGTCTGATGAAGTATCCTTGGAACAACGAGTTGTTTTTGTCGGATCATTGCTCTTGTGATACAAGAGCGAAAATCTCCGAGGACGAAGTGTCAGGGGTTCACGAAGTCGAGTTTGGGGGGACTTCGGCGACTAAAGCCGAGTTCTTTTGTCGCCAGACATACATGTGCGTAGAACGAAATTGGGTGACCCTTGAGAAAGACCATTTTCGTTGCATTCATCTGCGCGAGAGTTCTCCTCAGGCGCTGGGGTTACGAACTGGCGAAACACGGCTCGTCATGATCAACAAGACTAGTGGTCGATCCGAGCCTTGCGAGTTTCTAACCTTTTATGAGGAGGAAGGCAACGGCATATACAGGTTTCGGAAGTTGTTAAGAAGACACCAGGTTGATCCGGCATCCAAAGCTCGACCCAACGAGTTGGTGTACAGCTATGTCGAGCCGCTTGTCGAGGTAAAAAGTTCGCGTATTCTCGAGCCATGTTTTGTTCGTTATTTCAAAGACGGAGAAACAATACCAACGCCATATGACCGTGACGGTGTGGGGGGGTTTTTCTATTTCACCCACGAACAAGTTTCCGACAATGAGACTGGAATGAAGTCATATGTTGCGCTATCCGAACCTCCCTCGTCTATACAGCAGGGCTACGACCCATCGCAGTCTATTCCACGACTGCGAGGCCTGGACCTCTTTTGCGGTGGTGGTAACTTTGGTCGTGGGTTGGAAGATGGAGGTGCTATCGAGATGCGATGGGCGAACGACTTTGACGCAAAGGCTATTCACACTTATATGGCAAACACTGCAGGGCCTTCTGAAGTATCTCCATTCCTTGGGTCTATAGACGATCTCCAACGTCTTGCTATCGAAGGCGAATTTTCAGACAGTGTCCCACCGATTGGAGATGTGGATTTTATCTCAGGCGGTAGCCCTTGCCCTGGCTTCTCTCGGTTGACCAACGATAAAACAACTGCCGCTCAGCGGAAGAACCAGTCGTTGGTAGCAGCTTTTGCGTCGTGCGTGGACCTGTACCGCCCACGGTACGGTCTCCTTGAGAACGTTCCGGGAATCGTGCAAAAGACCGCTAATCGAGACCAAGACGTGTTCAGTCAACTCATTTGTGCTATTGTAGGCTTGGGTTATCAAGCACactttttctttctcgatGCTTCTGCCTGCGGTTCGCCTCAGCGTCGTTCTCGCGTGTTCCTGGCTTTTGCTGCACCAGGCCACCGCTTACCTCACAAACCATATCAAACCCATGCTCACCCGCAAAATACTTCCAGACTTGCTCTAGGTATTCTTCCCACGGGTGAACCTATGGCTGAGCGTGCTATGCCGGCTGCCACGCCATTTGACTTTGTGTCTGCAAGGGCTTCCACTGCCGACCTACCCCCTATCTATGATTCAAAGCCGGATATATGCGTGCCATACCCCGACCATAGGGTGTCTGTAGGCATAACGCCTCTAATGCGAAGTAGAATTCACCTCATCCCGACTCAACCCTGGGGTATGAACTACGCACAAGCTTGGTACGGTCGTGACCTGAAAAAGGCTGGTTCAGGCGTCATGACGCCAAGTGAGCGTCTAGCATTCCCTGAGCGCACCGATCAGGGTTTAGGACGAGCAAACCCAAACTCGAATGCATATGGTCGACAACGACCAGACCATCTCTTTGTGACAATCGTCAAGACCCAAAGTCCGGACGATGCGAAGAACGGTCGAACATTACACTGGCGTGAGCCTCGCGCTTTAACCATCATGGAGGCACGACGAGCACAGGGGTTCAGAGGCGATGAAGTCCTGTTGGGTATCCCAAGTGACCAATACAAGATTGTCGGCAACAGCGTTGCGCGTGAGGTCGCGGTCAGCTTGGGTGCTGTATTCTGCGAGGCATGGATTCAGAGCCTCGCAGACGAGCATCACGTACAGAGTGGTGATCATGCCTCCACTGCTGTAGTTCCTTCTGTGGCGCCGGCTCGTATGGGTGTCGAGGTTTCCCCTATTACCAACATCAGGAGACTTGAGTCCGAGTCAGCCTCTGTCGAAAGCACCCCACGGTCTCGAAAATCCAGAAGTGAATCTCGAGTCAATCAAGTTTCGTCTACACCGAGCTCGACTCCTCCTACTCCTCCTCAATCGTCTACTAAGCATAGCCGTATCGCTGTCAATATTCGCGGATCGAAATCTCTCAGGACAGACGAATACAACAGCCCTAGCAGGGCCACGCCTACGGCATCCAGTCGTTCCAAATCAAGTAGGTTACGGCATAGCACCACGGGTGAATAG